The following proteins are co-located in the Pseudomonas sp. ATCC 13867 genome:
- the fadA gene encoding acetyl-CoA C-acyltransferase FadA → MSLNPRDAVIVDFGRTPMGRSKGGMHRNTRAETMSAHLISSVLARNPKIDPAEVEDVIWGCVNQTLEQGWNIARMASLMTQIPHTSAGQTVSRLCGSSMSALHTAVQAIQTGNGDVFVIGGVEHMGHVGMMHGVDPNPHLSLYAAKASGMMGLTAEMLGKMHGITREAQDKFGVRSHQLAWKATQEGKFKDEIIPMEGYDENGFLKVFDFDETIRPETTLESLAALKPAFNPKGGTVTAGTSSQITDGASCMIVMSAQRAQDLGVQPMAVVRAMAVAGVDPAIMGYGPVPSTNKALKRAGLTINDIDFFELNEAFAAQALPVLKDLKVLDKMEEKVNLHGGAIALGHPFGCSGARISGTLLNVMKQNGGTLGVSTMCVGLGQGITTVFERV, encoded by the coding sequence ATGAGCCTGAATCCGAGAGACGCCGTCATTGTCGACTTCGGCCGCACCCCGATGGGCCGTTCGAAGGGTGGCATGCACCGCAACACCCGCGCGGAGACCATGTCCGCGCACCTGATCAGCAGCGTGCTTGCGCGCAACCCGAAGATCGACCCGGCGGAAGTCGAGGACGTGATCTGGGGCTGTGTGAACCAGACCCTGGAGCAGGGCTGGAACATCGCGCGCATGGCGTCGCTGATGACCCAGATCCCGCACACCAGCGCCGGCCAGACCGTCAGCCGCCTGTGCGGCTCGTCCATGAGCGCCCTGCACACTGCCGTGCAGGCGATCCAGACCGGCAACGGTGACGTCTTCGTCATCGGCGGTGTGGAGCACATGGGGCACGTCGGCATGATGCACGGCGTCGATCCGAACCCGCACCTGTCGCTGTACGCCGCCAAGGCATCGGGCATGATGGGCCTGACCGCCGAAATGCTGGGCAAGATGCACGGCATCACCCGCGAGGCGCAGGACAAGTTCGGCGTGCGTTCGCACCAGCTGGCCTGGAAAGCGACCCAGGAAGGCAAGTTCAAAGACGAAATCATCCCGATGGAAGGCTACGACGAGAACGGCTTCCTGAAGGTCTTCGACTTCGACGAAACCATCCGTCCGGAAACCACCCTGGAAAGCCTGGCGGCCCTGAAACCGGCCTTCAACCCGAAGGGTGGCACCGTGACTGCCGGTACTTCCTCGCAGATCACCGACGGTGCCTCCTGCATGATCGTCATGAGCGCCCAGCGCGCCCAGGACCTGGGCGTGCAGCCGATGGCCGTGGTTCGCGCCATGGCCGTGGCGGGCGTTGATCCGGCGATCATGGGCTACGGTCCGGTTCCGTCGACCAACAAGGCGCTCAAGCGCGCCGGCCTGACCATCAACGACATCGACTTCTTCGAGCTCAACGAAGCCTTCGCCGCACAGGCCCTGCCGGTGCTGAAGGACCTCAAGGTGCTCGACAAGATGGAAGAGAAGGTCAACCTGCACGGCGGTGCCATCGCCCTGGGTCATCCGTTCGGCTGCTCCGGTGCGCGTATCTCCGGCACCCTGCTGAACGTGATGAAGCAGAACGGCGGTACCCTGGGCGTGTCCACCATGTGCGTGGGCCTCGGCCAGGGCATCACCACCGTCTTCGAACGCGTCTAA